Proteins from one Sabethes cyaneus chromosome 2, idSabCyanKW18_F2, whole genome shotgun sequence genomic window:
- the LOC128735909 gene encoding uncharacterized protein LOC128735909 — protein sequence MNGVVISASKVTQYTGGFGKAASKEQLKIKNKGLINAHINQPELPKDDHKQCGICKRRGHRVRDCDMFKSLSIDERWKAAQTNELCRSCLNAHGRRSCRNSVQCGINGCTFRHHPLLHSNRNNQPSGGSGRPKVVTSIETAGNHAHRMPDQSLLFRIIPITLHGPKKIVSTFAFLDDGSSLTLVEEELARNIGASGISAPLCLTWTGDVSRIEAESKQLQLEISSANGGKHHPLKNVRTVKKLAMPVQTLPINEFMNQFKHLQGLPLSGYENAIPQLLIGVNNLRLTLPLKVKEGNINEPVAMKTRLGWCVFGGSGSHSSPTLNFHVCACEPDRELHELVKNYFVLDDVGTEPAIKVSSAEDRRAERLLDETTLRVGERFETGLLWRYDDIEFPDIYGMALRRLGCLERRMERNPSLKENIFRQIDEYELKGYAHRASEDELKTANPKRVWYLPLGAVINPKKPEKVRLIWDAAATVDGISLNALLLKGPDQLTSLPAVLARFRQFAVAVTADIKEMFHQMEIRREDRHSLRFLFRKDSTASPDVYVMDVATFGATCSPASAQYVKNKNAGDFVEEFPRAVEGIIDNHYVDDYLDSSGAEIEAIQVSEQVKAIHSKAGFLLRNWQSNSVVVKQHMGEAVDTSNRHVFQDKTTEYGRVLGMLWLTDEDALSFSVQLKDDVQQILQNDSCPTKRQVLRCIMSFFDPLGLLSVLMVHGKILLQDIWRAGTQWDEHIGDDHWERWQSWIGLLQQISTVKIPRCYFPNATLQSYRQLQLHVFVDASEVAYAAVAYFRIVDVDGIT from the coding sequence ATGAACGGCGTGGTGATATCGGCCAGTAAAGTGACCCAGTACACTGGAGGATTCGGAAAAGCAGCTAGTAAGGAACAGTTGAAAATAAAGAACAAGGGTTTGATCAATGCTCATATCAATCAGCCGGAACTGCCGAAGGATGACCATAAGCAATGCGGTATTTGCAAGCGCCGGGGACATCGAGTGCGGGATTGCGACATGTTCAAATCGCTCTCCATCGATGAACGGTGGAAGGCAGCGCAAACCAATGAACTCTGTCGTAGCTGCTTAAATGCGCATGGCAGAAGAAGTTGTCGAAATTCAGTCCAGTGCGGAATTAACGGATGCACTTTCCGCCATCATCCGTTACTCCATTCTAACCGTAACAATCAACCGTCCGGTGGATCTGGAAGACCGAAGGTAGTGACCAGCATCGAAACTGCTGGTAATCATGCACATCGGATGCCGGACCAATCGCTACTGTTCCGCATCATCCCGATAACGCTTCACGGACCGAAAAAAATAGTAAGCACCTTCGCTTTCCTGGACGATGGCTCATCCCTTACACTCGTCGAAGAGGAATTAGCGCGTAACATCGGAGCGAGCGGCATATCGGCACCATTATGTCTTACTTGGACGGGAGACGTCTCCAGGATCGAAGCCGAATCGAAGCAGCTACAGTTGGAGATATCTAGTGCGAATGGTGGAAAGCATCACCCACTGAAAAATGTACGAACCGTAAAAAAGCTCGCCATGCCCGTGCAGACGCTGCCAATCAACGAATTCATGAATCAATTTAAGCATCTTCAAGGGCTTCCACTTTCCGGCTATGAAAACGCTATTCCTCAGCTATTGATCGGGGTGAACAATTTACGACTTACTTTACCACTGAAGGTTAAGGAAGGGAATATCAACGAGCCAGTAGCCATGAAGACAAGGCTAGGCTGGTGCGTGTTCGGAGGAAGTGGTTCTCACTCATCTCCCACTCTCAATTTCCATGTCTGCGCTTGCGAACCGGATCGCGAACTGCATGAGCTGGTGAAAAACTACTTCGTGCTTGATGACGTCGGCACCGAACCTGCGATTAAAGTATCATCCGCGGAAGACAGGCGAGCTGAACGCCTGCTAGATGAAACCACCTTACGAGTTGGTGAGCGGTTTGAAACCGGGTTACTCTGGAGGTACGACGATATCGAATTTCCTGATATTTATGGTATGGCGTTACGACGGCTTGGATGTTTGGAGCGTCGGATGGAAAGAAATCCATCgctaaaagaaaatatttttcgtcAGATCGATGAATACGAGCTGAAAGGTTACGCGCATAGAGCCAGTGAGGACGAACTGAAAACGGCAAATCCCAAACGTGTCTGGTACCTACCGCTGGGAGCGGTCATAAATCCCAAGAAGCCAGAGAAGGTCCGTCTAATATGGGATGCTGCAGCTACGGTCGACGGGATCTCTCTCAACGCACTTCTTCTGAAAGGCCCGGATCAGCTGACGTCTTTGCCGGCTGTTTTAGCACGGTTCCGGCAGTTTGCAGTGGCGGTCACCGCCGATATAAAGGAGATGTTCCATCAAATGGAAATCCGAAGAGAAGATCGGCATTCGTTGCGTTTCTTGTTCCGGAAAGACTCAACCGCTTCACCGGACGTCTATGTGATGGACGTGGCCACCTTCGGGGCCACCTGTTCGCCGGCATCGGCACAGTATGTAAAGAATAAGAACGCCGGAGACTTTGTCGAAGAGTTTCCAAGAGCTGTCGAAGGGATCATAGACAACCACTACGTCGACGATTACCTCGACAGCTCTGGTGCAGAAATTGAAGCAATACAGGTTTCGGAGCAAGTCAAGGCGATCCACAGTAAAGCAGGTTTCCTGCTGCGAAACTGGCAGTCAAACAGTGTCGTCGTAAAACAACACATGGGAGAAGCTGTCGATACCAGCAACAGGCACGTGTTCCAAGATAAAACGACGGAATACGGGCGGGTACTTGGGATGTTGTGGTTGACGGACGAAGATGCCCTGAGCTTTTCCGTACAGCTGAAGGACGACGTGCAGCAAATCTTGCAGAATGACTCGTGTCCTACCAAGAGGCAAGTTCTACGATGTATTATGAGTTTTTTCGACCCGCTTGGCTTGCTGAGCGTTCTCATGGTGCACGGCAAAATCTTGCTGCAGGATATTTGGCGCGCTGGAACACAGTGGGACGAGCATATTGGTGACGACCACTGGGAACGGTGGCAGAGTTGGATCGGCCTGCTGCAGCAGATATCTACAGTAAAAATACCCCGATGTTATTTCCCGAATGCTACCCTGCAGAGTTACCGTCAGCTGCAGTTGCACGTATTTGTCGACGCAAGCGAAGTGGCGTATGCAGCAGTGGCTTACTTCCGGATTGTTGACGTTGACGGAATAACATGA